Part of the Merismopedia glauca CCAP 1448/3 genome is shown below.
CACGCCATAAATGAGCTTTCGCGGCACGGGATGAGAAATTATCCCGTGCTTTCTCATATTTTAGGAGACAATTGTGAGTAACTTGTCCATATTCGATTTTGAGTCTCAAGAGATCCGCTTTGTTGAGATTGAGGGCATTGCCTATGTTGTGGGAATTGATGTTGCTAAAGCGTTAGGTTACGCAGACCCAAACACCACCATCCTCAGAAAGGTAAACAAAGAATATACCTGCATCGCTACTTTGTCGATGCAGGGTCAAAACCGTGACGTGACTTGCATTTCAGAACCTGCAATATACCAACTCATCTTTGGTTCCAAACTAGAATCTGCTGAACGTTTCCGTCGCTGGGTCTTTGAGCAGGTCTTGCCGAGCATCAGACA
Proteins encoded:
- a CDS encoding BRO-N domain-containing protein; translation: MSNLSIFDFESQEIRFVEIEGIAYVVGIDVAKALGYADPNTTILRKVNKEYTCIATLSMQGQNRDVTCISEPAIYQLIFGSKLESAERFRRWVFEQVLPSIR